A single window of Cryptococcus neoformans var. neoformans JEC21 chromosome 3 sequence DNA harbors:
- a CDS encoding expressed protein, with product MPEHAPLSMSGQSDSIASSQQERSRAFEPSDLATANDEAPLRLNPGFTQRTTVLEILNARQPPSCDACRTRKLGCSGRPSSIEITTEGLAASPCNHCREWNLECSYTYKRKRRGRKNKAVEQLAVQQKARKLSQATRPSATTQLDDQAGDARDHAESSSVGYPIDHNLSTQYNSVSVVGPSSNIGTCHQRPPNLPSHVQARADRPIPWYSHPSVPSQSAILGDIGLNRSTLTSDDRGTNSHIQQPAVHLSIDHHENIAEAHITPPDVGASPYHGVSPSTTLSNVSLPISTNIESVLPRHLALHIISLYFEHVYCIIPVIHYPSFEKDLSAYEELRRPTFFALIMSIIAATLIHLPKSYFPIPAHKVRSLSDRCLKACCAVTKSEMDNCDVDLICIKYFLFVVHNKHGNIGLEASTFGEAQYLAVTMGLHREDTYCDLDPINAERGRRVWFLIYNADKFEAVSRQKPVLLRVDEFMGPESTEFPAEVDDESITSEGILPSRTPAPLIAGFNTLTRIVTVLGDILISERDLRRQQITDPENLLSALREMRKLGQRIRYISDTLPRPFQLEADQGNSLPEPGWEDAVRGELDMFFSDPLPPETAKDGYLVLKGNIHVTLAMTRLRLILLRENLLNCSGQPGTSSRNAAELVAADIGENTVNWRQSVYQDLYNVVHCLPIRALAANGPSLVTKIRVVAVTLLDTLQAQDEAIDPNIQGMTTYLLSFLDIMSSIESQFAD from the exons ATGCCCGAGCATGCTCCTTTGTCAATGTCTGGTCAATCTGACTCAAttgcctcttctcaacaagAGCGATCTCGGGCTTTTGAGCCAAGTGATTTAGCTACTGCAAACGACGAGGCTCCATTACGCCTCAACCCGGGATTCACGCAACGTACCACTGTCTTGGAAATACTGAATGCAAGACAGCCACCTAGCTGTGATGCTTGCAGGACGCGGAAGCTAGGGTGTTCAGGAAGGCCTTCATCTATAGAAATTACGACAGAAGGCTTAGCGGCCTCTCCCTGTAAC CACTGTCGCGAATGGAATCTGGAATGTTCGTACACATACAAGCGCAAACGCAGGGGACGTAAGAACAAGGCAGTTGAACAGTTAGCCGTCCAGCAGAAAGCAAGGAAGCTATCCCAAGCTACGAGGCCCTCTGCGACAACACAATTGGACGATCAAGCAGGGGATGCCAGAGATCATGCAGAATCCTCGAGCGTTGGCTATCCAATAGATCATAATTTATCTACACAATACAATTCAGTTTCTGTCGTAGGGCCCAGTAGTAATATCGGCACCTGCCAT CAACGACCACCCAATCTGCCATCTCATGTTCAGGCGAGAGCTGATCGTCCCATCCCTTGGTATTCACATCCTAGCGTTCCCAGCCAATCTGCAATACTTGGGGATATAGGTCTCAATAGAAGTACACTTACTTCTGACGACCGAGGTACAAACTCTCACATTCAGCAGCCAGCCGTCCACTTGTCTATTGATCACCATGAGAACATTGCAGAGGCCCATATTACTCCTCCAGATGTTGGTGCTTCTCCATACCATGGTGTATCACCTTCGACTACCCTCTCTAACGTTTCGCTACCGATATCCACAAATATCGAGTCAGTTTTGCCTCGACACTTGGCTTTGCATATCATCAGTTTGTACTTTGAACAT GTATACTGCATCATCCCCGTCATCCATTACCCATCCTTCGAAAAGGATCTTTCCGCTTATGAAGAGCTGAGAAGGCCCACATTTTTCGCGTTGATCATGTCAATCATTGCAGCTACCCTTATTCAC CTGCCAAAATCATACTTCCCAATTCCAGCGCACAAGGTGCGGTCCTTATCAGATCGGTGCCTCAAGGCTTGCTGCGCTGTGACGAAGAGCGAAATGGACAACTGCGACGTCGACCTAATCTGCATAAAGTACTTTCTATTTGTCGTGCATAAT AAACATGGCAATATCGGTCTTGAAGCTTCGACATTTGGAGAGGCACAATACCTTGCTGTCACTATGGGACTGCATCGTGAAGAT ACGTACTGTGATTTGGATCCCATTAATGCGGAGCGCGGACGACGAGTGTGGTTTTTGATATACAACGCAGATAAGTTTGAAGCCGTGTCAAGGCAAAAACCCGTGCTGTTGCGTGTGGATGAGTTTATGGGGCCAGAATCGACGGAATTTCCAGCCGAGGT AGATGACGAGTCCATTACTTCGGAAGGTATCCTTCCTAGTCGTACACCTGCGCCTCTGATAGCAGGGTTCAATACGCTTACACGTATAGTCAC TGTGCTTGGGGACATATTAATATCAGAGAGAGACCTCCGCCGCCAACAGATCACAGATCCGGAGAACCTTCTTTCGGCATTGAGAGAGATGCGCAAACTAGGGCAAAGGATTCGTTACATCTCGGACACCCTCCCCAGGCCCTTTCAACTTGAAGCGGACCAGGGAAACTCACT ACCCGAACCTGGATGGGAAGACGCAGTCAGAGGCGAGCTTGATATGTTTTTTTCGGACCCATTGCCTCCAGAGACAGCGAAGGATGGCTATCTGGTGCTCAAAGGAAACATACACGTGACTCTAGCGATGACAAGGCTGCGTTTGAT CCTTCTTAGAGAAAACCTGCTAAACTGCAGTGGGCAACCGGGCACATCCAGTAGGAATG CGGCGGAGCTGGTAGCCGCTGATATAGGCGAAAACACAGTGAATTGGAGGCAATCCGTGTATCAAGATCTATATAATGTTGTTCATTG TCTTCCTATCCGGGCA CTGGCGGCAAATGGACCATCCCTTGTTACAAAGATCCGAGTTGTGGCGGTCACCCTGTTGGATACCTTACAGGCGCAGGATGAAGCGATAGATCCAAACATACAGGGAATGACGACATATTTATTAA GTTTTTTAGACATTATGTCTTCCATTGAAAGCCAGTTTGCAGATTGA
- a CDS encoding expressed protein — protein MDPLPIPPSYYDLERRHLEHTIDHDLHSLSLSSLHSSTSSSSSPFHPHDYSNSFISSSSDLSLEYPRAQFSGISTQPTQDVGHGHSYGPSGTPRAARGTNPHSNNFGGGHSTSAGISPVSTTGHHASAITLGTGAFKGRIPKTNSGDQGDGGFDPERSLGRLVGELGRIIGDEKLPKIPNSPFRPRSRSPLPSAANQTIDPSYLAHCNKHLDSRGSGGKTRPKSSNVLHEQAQESGEQSRKKPLGSSTSYNISRTPVTRKTIAKDKVDRLRMLQNEGKKAANASVRKNPDASADVTGMTALMATPAKGLIFDSLENNDDVGGEPAVNIPHTLATLHARLRALEMESSVSRRRVKELEAEVEKANREVDAARRNGEKKTRKSENEKSALEDLVGSLRADLARITLELEQHKALIVELRQANLSNLKNGDRSFSDPSMNHEIAALRREIERLTEEVCRLGCIVAEGIEVRRRTRGESTMNMEKVEMERLAKKLIEENSDFQRVKADVEKRKAAVDQLKKHEAPIHVPLDSANALFTSIPEPQEAKLVMAHNRSHTSPKTPSLSHAKQHDHVQPSPLASKKSSTPSTPRRHKQEREESSRSRRSKPISSSKALDRSVHSPFPSIMGEDLEREFFSPLPNGIEGMNQNAEIKQVTDEMEPGKLPPQTVLARVVAELEGDFQHYKMVYSELADQYKLLDPASVSAKRHVLADHLREVIDLLELKAGQISDLYDLLAFKDKPIHANRRKIDGRKAKSVDDVMRMVKASLGHEVWERLYIDLKKG, from the exons ATGGATCCTCTCCCTATACCTCCATCCTATTACGACCTCGAACGCCGCCATCTCGAGCACACTATAGACCACGATCTCCATTcgctttctctctcctctttgcactcttccacatcttcttctagCTCACCCTTTCACCCCCATGATTACTCCAATTCCTTCatatcatcttcctcagatCTATCCCTAGAGTACCCCAGAGCCCAGTTTTCGGGGATTTCTACTCAACCTACTCAAGACGTGGGTCATGGCCACAGCTATGGTCCGTCAGGAACACCCCGCGCAGCTCGGGGGACGAACCCACATTCTAACAATTTTGGAGGTGGACACAGTACATCTGCTGGAATCAGTCCTGTTTCCACCACTGGACATCATGCCAGCGCCATAACATTAGGTACTGGTGCATTCAAAGGCAGAATACCGAAAACAAACTCAGGAGACCAGGGTGATGGGGGTTTTGATCCGGAAAGGAGTTTAGGAAGGCTTGTAGGAGAGCTCGGTCGAATTATAGGGGATGAG AAGCTGCCTAAGATACCGAACTCTCCCTTCCGCCCGAGATCtcgctctcctcttccgtcaGCCGCCAACCAAACCATTGACCCTTCCTACCTCGCACATTGTAATAAACATCTTGATTCCCggggaagtggaggaaaaaCAAGACCAAAGTCCAGCAATGTGCTTCACGAGCAAGCTCAAGAGTCGGGCGAACAATCTCGGAAGAAACCCCTAGGCTCTTCGACCTCGTACAATATCTCTCGTACCCCGGTAACTCGGAAGACAATTGCAAAAGACAAGGTTGATAGGCTACGTATGCTCCAGAAtgaaggcaagaaggcTGCAAATGCGTCTGTTCGGAAAAATCCAGATGCTTCGGCCGATGTGACAGGTATGACTGCGTTGATGGCCACTCCAGCCAAAGGCTTAATATTCGATTCCTTGGAAAACAATGACGATGTGGGTGGGGAGCCAGCTG TAAATATCCCCCATACGTTAGCGACTCTCCATGCTCGGCTGAGGGCTCTGGAAATGGAAAGTTCGGTCTCCCGTCGCAGAGTAAAAGAGCTGGAAGCTGAAGTGGAGAAAGCAAATCGAGAAGTGGATGCTGCCAggagaaatggagaaaagaagacacGAAAGTCTGAAAATGAGAAATCGG CACTGGAAGATCTGGTAGGATCTCTTCGAGCTGACCTTGCTCGTATCAcccttgagcttgaacAGCACAAAGCACTTATTGTAGAGCTGCGTCAAGCAAATCTCTCCAATCTTAAGAATGGTGATCGCTCCTTCTCTGATCCGTCAATGAACCATGAGATAGCAGCTTTGCGTCGAGAGATCGAGAGACTTACGGAAGAAGTCTGCAGACTAGGTTGCATCGTTGCAGAAGGTATCGAAGTTCGAAGACGAACAAGGGGGGAGAGCACCATGAATATGGAGAAAGTCGAAATGGAAAGACTTGCCAAGAAACTCATAGAAGAAAACTCGGACTTTCAAAGGGTGAAAGCCGACgtggagaaaaggaaggctGCTGTAGACCAATTGAAAAAGCATGAGGCGCCAATACACGTTCCCCTGGATTCAGCCAACGCTCTGTTTACATCCATTCCCGAACCGCAGGAAGCTAAACTTGTCATGGCACATAACAGATCTCACACCTCACCGAAgactccttctctttctcatgCTAAACAGCATGACCATGTCCAACCATCGCCTCTTGCTTCAAAAAAGTCCTCAACTCCTTCGACTCCTCGCAGGCACAAacaggagagggaggaaagcTCCAGAAGTAGACGGTCAAAGCCAatatcatcttccaaagctTTGGACAGAAGCGTAcattctccctttcccagcaTAATGGGAGAAGATCTTGAACGCGAGTTTTTTAGTCCTTTACCCAACGGAATTGAAGGGATGAATCAGAACGCAGAGATCAAGCAGGTGACAGATGAGATGGAACCGGGCAAACTGCCCCCCCAGACAGTGCTTGCCAGGGTGGTTGCAGAATTGGAAGGCGATTTTCAACATTATAAAAT GGTTTACTCTGAGTTAGCAGACCAGTACAAACTTCTTGATCCGGCTTCGGTTTCTGCCAAGCGCCATGTCCTTGCAGACCACCTTCGAGAGGTCATCGATTTACTGGAACTCAAGGCGGGCCAGATTTCTGACCTGTATGACCTTTTGGCTTTCAAAGATAAGCCAATTCATGCCAATAGAAGGAAGATAGACGGGCGAAAGGCCAAAAGCGTTGACGATGTGATGAGAATGGTTAAGGCAAGCTTGGGTCACGAGGTTTGGGAAAGATTGTACATAGATTTAAAAAAAGGGTAG
- a CDS encoding proteasome subunit, beta type, 7, putative — protein MAKLAETPSVGFDFSNYARNQFLGQRLQGIPKATSTGTTIVGVIYGGGSSGEEPGVCLGADTRATGGPIVADKNCEKIHYLAPHIRCCGAGTAADTEFVTNLISSNLELHALSQGRQARIVTAMTMLKQYLFRYQGHVGAHLVLGGVDSTGPHLFTVHAHGSTDKLPYVTMGSGSLAAMAVFESSFKEHMTRQEAIDLVARAIRSGVFNDLGSGSNVDVAVITKNGTEMLRNYQTPNERGLKSRNYKFRRGTTAWTKESVRSLIVTEEVKSTTGAGKAQGAAEAVPVAVGAGPGGAEGMDIDG, from the exons ATGGCAAAGCTCGCAGAGACCCCTTCCGTCGGCTTTGACTTCTCAAACTATGCCAGAAATCAGTTCTTGGGCCAGCGCCTCCAGGGCATTCCGAAGG CGACCTCCACTGGTACAACCATCGTCGGTGTCATTTACGGTGGAGGGAGCTCAGGAGAGGAGCCAGGCGTCTGTCTTGGTGCTGATACACGAGCCACCGGTGGACCTATCGTCGCAGACAAAAATTGTGAAAAG ATCCATTACTTAGCCCCTCACATCAGATGCTGTGGTGCTGGTACTGCTGCCGACACAGA ATTCGTCACTAATCTCATATCTTCTAATCTCGAG CTTCATGCACTCTCTCAAGGCCGACAAGCGCGCATTGTTACGGCTATGACAATGCTCAAACAGTATCTCTTTCG GTATCAAGGCCATGTTGGTGCTCATCTTGTGCTCGGCGGTGTTGATTCCACTGGACCACACCTTTTTACTGTCCACGCCCACGGCTCCACGGACAAGCTTCCTTATGTCACCATGGGTAGTGGTAGTCTCGCCGCTATGGCTGTGTTTGAGAGCAGTTTCAAAGAACATATGACG AGACAAGAAGCTATCGACCTCGTTGCTAGAGCGATCCGATCAGGTGTTTTCAATGACCTGGGTTCTGGTTCCAATGTAGATGTCGCCGTGATCACAAAGAATGGAACTGAAATGCTCAGAAACTACCAGACCCCC AATGAACGAGGCCTGAAATCGCGCAACTACAAATTCCGCCGTGGAACCACTGCTTGGACAAAAGAGTCTGTGCGCAGTCTAATTGTCACAGAGGAAGTTAAGTCAACAACAGGCGCTGGCAAGGCCCAGGGGGCGGCCGAGGCTGTTCCAGTTGCTGTTGGCGCGGGTCCAGGCGGAGCAGAAGGGATGGATATCGATGGTTAG